In Dromaius novaehollandiae isolate bDroNov1 chromosome 3, bDroNov1.hap1, whole genome shotgun sequence, the following are encoded in one genomic region:
- the MFSD4B gene encoding sodium-dependent glucose transporter 1, whose translation MAGAERKKHVRFAGPGEAGAAPGPGPGPGPGPGPGPGPAAPRLLAAADPSRAEVAVVGGSWRSGRGREGAALRWCISGALCAAFLGLGMSIAVLGPTFQNLADNVNKNVSDIYYIFVGRSLGYLGGSVLGGVLFDCMNAHLLLALSMFGTTIGLYGIPWCKKSLLLTVLMSVIGGSMGILDTGGNILALNTWGTEAGPHMQALHFSFAVGAFVAPILAKMALGGSVSEDLPVEEKTNQSVLKSVPTASTTSALKHHLGVDFLWSYVVIGTCLLFVSFFFFILYSRSGSARDKSKAALQKHVTAKYHYALIFLLFIFFFCYVGAEVTYGSYIFTYAKIFAEMKENEAAALNSVFWGAFAACRGVAICGAACLYPGTLIVLSIIGSAVSSSCLAFFAKHPVSLWAGTAVYGASMATIFPSGISWIEQYTTIEGKSASLFVVGAALGEMCIPAVVGYLQGKFHHVPVIMYTALGTSAMTVILFPVMYKLANSPGEGDLKEMGESEDRKALLSNSGLNEDEEDEEDAGEWNEADFEVIEMNDTLRNSVIETSRKIPGDSPAKVSLQPHSGDVLGGSPVAAGSSPVIKNVNVDREKND comes from the exons ATGGCCGGCGCCGAGCGGAAGAAGCACGTTCGGTTCGCCGGCCCGGGGGAGGCGGgcgctgccccagggccagggccggggccggggccagggccggggccagggccggggccggcggcgccgcgcctcctcgccgccgccgacCCGTCGCGCGCGGAGGTGGCCGTGGTCGGCGGCAGCTGGCGCAGCGGCCGCGGCAGGGAAGGAGCAGCCCTGCGGTGGTGCATCTCTGGGGCGCTGTGCGCCGCCTTCCTGGGGCTg ggtATGAGTATTGCTGTCCTGGGCCCTACCTTTCAAAATTTGGCCGACAACGTGAATAAAAACGTCAGTGACATTTACTATATTTTCGTGGGCCGCTCGCTGGGCTACCTTGGCGGATCAGTGCTTGGAGGGGTTCTCTTTGACTGCATGAATGCGCATCTTCTCTTAG cATTATCCATGTTTGGAACAACGATTGGTCTTTATGGCATACCTTGGTGTAAGAAATCCCTGCTGTTAACTGTCTTGATGTCAGTTATTGGAGGTTCCATGGGAATTCTGGACACAG GTGGCAATATACTTGCACTGAATACATGGGGAACAGAAGCTGGACCACATATGCAGGCCTTACACTTCAGTTTTGCAGTAGGTGCGTTTGTGGCTCCAATTCTGGCTAAAATGGCATTGGGAGGCTCCGTATCTGAAGACCTTCCAGTAGAGGAAAAGACAAACCAGTCTGTCTTGAAGTCTGTGCCAACAGCATCAACTACATCTGCGCTGAAACACCATCTCGGTGTGGATTTTTTGTGGTCCTATGTTGTTATAGGGACGTGTCTTCTGTttgtttcattcttcttttttattttgtattcaaGGAGTGGCTCAGCTCGAGACAAATCAAAGGCGGCTTTGCAGAAACATGTAACTGCCAAATACCACTATGcccttatttttctccttttcatattCTTCTTCTGCTACGTGGGAGCAGAGGTCACTTATGGCTCTTACATATTTACTTATGCAAAGATCTTTGCtgagatgaaagaaaatgaagcagctGCTTTGAATTCTGTCTTCTGGGGCGCATTTGCTGCTTGCAGAGGAGTGGCAATCTGTGGTGCTGCTTGCTTATACCCAGGCACTCTGATCGTGTTGAGTATCATAGGCTCTGCTGTCTCCTCTTCATGCCTGGCGTTCTTTGCGAAACACCCAGTTTCACTCTGGGCCGGGACCGCTGTATATGGAGCTTCAATGGCTACCATCTTTCCCAGCGGCATTTCCTGGATAGAACAGTACACTACCATCGAAGGAAAATCTGCTTCTTTATTTGTGGTCGGTGCTGCTCTGGGTGAGATGTGTATTCCTGCAGTTGTTGGCTATCTTCAAGGAAAGTTTCACCATGTTCCTGTGATCATGTACACTGCACTGGGAACTTCTGCAATGACAGTTATACTGTTTCCTGTGATGTACAAATTAGCCAACTCTCCTGGTGAGGGTGATTTGAAAGAAATGGGTGAGAGTGAAGACCGGAAAGCTTTGTTGTCAAACTCTGGACTTAATGaagatgaagaggatgaggaggatGCAGGTGAATGGAATGAAGCAGACTTTGAGGTAATAGAAATGAATGATACACTGAGAAACTCTGTGATAGAGACCTCCCGTAAGATACCAGGGGACTCTCCAGCCAAAGTCTCTCTCCAGCCACATTCAGGTGATGTATTAGGTGGTTCTCCAGTGGCTGCTGGTAGCTCCCCTGTGATAAAAAATGTGAATGTTGACCGGGAGAAGAATGattga